Genomic DNA from Clostridium sp. BJN0013:
GACTCTCCAGCTAAAAGTTACTAGAAGCCAGGTGAGAATAGGGGTACAAAGGGCAAGACCTACATATTCAGAAGCAGTATAAGCACCAATGGCTAAACCTCGTTCTTTAGAAGGAAACCATGTAGTTACAATACGACCATTTGCAGGAAAAGCTGGAGCTTCGAAAAATCCAAGTCCAAGTCGACAAAATATCATGCTAGTAAAATTAAAAGTAAAAGTCACAATTGCAGTGAAAGCAGACCATCCACAAAGGGCAATTCCATATACCAATCTAGGACCAAATCTGTCTAGAAACCATCCGCTGGGAATCTGCATAACAGTATATGACCAGCTTAAAGCGGAAAATATAAGTCCCATTTTAGCTGGATCCAGCATGAACTCTTTTGATAAAAATGGAGCAGCTACTGAAAGATTAGCTCTATCTAAGTAATTTATAAAAGTTATGGAACACACTAAAAAAAGTATAAACCATCTTTTCCCGGTGGGTTTATTTTCCAAGTTATTTACAATATTTTTTCTCATTAATTGTTTATATATAGTATTATATTGCTTTTTTCATGGAGTGTTTATTCACATATAATGCAAGTAAAATACCGATAATTGTAATTGCTATATTGAATAAAATTACATATTTAGGTCCATATACACCTCCGGCGTTTGTAATAGCTCCAGCGATATTTAAAATAACATAATTCGCTATACTGGATGAAATCATAACAATAGATGTAATTTTACCTTTATTTGTTGGAAACATAGAATTTGCTGTGGATACAGCTAATTGAAGTACACCACCTGCTGCAGAGTATCCAAGTACAAAGCCCCCAATTAAACAGATGGCAGGTGTTTCTACAAAGTATAAAATTATAAGCATAATTGTAGCAATTGTAGGGTAAATGGCCAGAATTCTCACTGGTTTAATAAATTTTTTCACTAGAAATGCAGTTACTAATATAGCAGTCATGGTTCCCAGTGAATAAAATGACTGAATTTTACTGGGATCAATCATCCCATACAGCTTTCCTAACTCTTGATTACAATTCAACCATAATTGAAAGGTAGATGTAGATGTAAATCCTATACAGATTATTGCTATACTAACTGGTGTAAATTTCATTTTTCCTTTTACAGGTTTAATGCCATTTTCTTCTGAATCATTAGTACGATTCATAGGAGGGAATGGCATAAATGCAATCAAAATAGCATCTATAATGATAAAAAGAGCTACTACAAGGAAAATAGTCTTATAAGATAGTTGATTTACTGCAACAAAACCAATCATAAATGGAAGTACAAATTGTCCTATAGATATAGAGAACTTTGTAAACATGTTAGCTACGTCTCCTGAATTTACAAATATCTCTAAACATGATGGAGTAACGCAGGTATCTAAGAAAGAGTTAGCAGCACCTCCAATTAGTGCAAAGGCATAAGCAACATATAGATTTGGCGAAAATACAATGCCTACAAAATAAGCAGCGTAACAAGCCATTCCAATTAATCCAGAAATTCTTCTACCAAATCTATCGGAAATAGGTCCTGAAAAAGGAAGTGTAATTAAACGGCCTAAACCTAAAGCAGCAATAACAGCAAGAACTACACTTACATCAAAGGTACCATCGGCCAATGTTTTTGCACCCCAGGTACCTGCAAAATTTTGTTTATATTGTCCAAGGATAGATACTCCAATACCATGTACAAAATAAGTAAAATATAATGCCAGTGCGGTAGGATAGTATTTTTTGTTATTCATTTTTTTCTCCTTTCATGATCTCTTTAAATTATAAGTTTATTTAATAATAGGGACGGATGTGAAAATCCATCCCTTTATTGTTAAAGTATCAAGTTATTCTTAGGTTCAGGTGGAGTTTGCTATAGAGAAATGCTTGTCTCCACCTGAACCTTATTAACAGTATTCTTAGTGTCTTTAGCACTTAGAATACGTTATCCTTTAGGGGAAGAACTTATCCAGACGCGTAGCAGTGCTTATATCCCATTTTAAAGAAGATGGGAGTATTAGTTAATTCTAGCGTTCGGATAAGGTTTTTATTTAAAATATAGTTCTTTAATTTCATCTACAGGCATTTCTAATCCAGTATATAATTTAAAAGCTTCTGCTCCCTGCCATAGAAGCATTCCTAAACCACCTATTATTTTGCAGCCAGCAGCTTCTGCATCTTTTAAGAGTTTTGTTTTTTTTGGATGATATATAGTGTCTGCTACGATTAGATCTTTTCTAAAAATACTTGTATCTTTTATATTACTTTTATCCTCATTAGGGTGCATTCCAACAAGTGTTGCATTTATTAAAATATCACTTGATGCAACTTCTTCATTAAGTTAATCTATATCATTTAAATCATATAGATTAACAATGCAGTCAGGAACTTCTTTTTTTATAGTTTCAACATTTTTTTTGGCTCTTTCATAAAAATTATCTTTTATGTTGAAAATAGAGATTTCTCTGCTGTCGTCTAAAGCACACCGTACCTGAATAGCTGTGGCAGCACCTCCAGAACCCATAATAGTTATTTTCTTACCTTTTACTTCTACACCTTCTTCTTTTAAGCTGCGTACAAATCCAACTCCATCAGTGATATGACCTGTTAGTTTTCCATTGTCATTAACTATGGTGTTAACTGCTCCAATAATACGTGCAGCAGGGGATAACTCGTCCATGTATTTAACCACTTCACTTTTACATGGCATGGTTACATTTAAACCTCTCATTTTAAAAGTTTTTATGGTTGCAATAGCGTCAGGTGCTTTTTCAAGTGCAATTTGAAAAGCTAAATATACATAATCTAAATTTAATTTTTCAAAACCATAATTATACATAACCGGTGATTTAGAATGATCTACCGGATCACCTATTAAGCCTAATAAACCTGTTTTTCCTGAAATGTCATTTTTCATGTCATAACCTCCTAAATTTGATTTTATCTAATAGGGTACTCTATATTTTTATTGCTACCTCGAAGGCTTCGGTAGTGGCATCTAATGCTCTACGTGCCTTTACTGCATCACCTATAACATAGGTTTCTTTTATAGTTTTTTTCACTTCTTCACTTAGAGGATCATAAGCTCTGGATCCCATGGCAAGCACTACTGAATCAAAACCATCTATTTTATCTGTTTTATCTTCTGACAAACTGTATTCGATACCGCCTTCAAAGAATTTGGTAACCTTTGCTCTGGTGATAGTCTTAATATTATATTTTTGGAAATCTTCCATTAAAAACTTCCTATGTTCTGATATTACATCTGCTCCAACTTTATCACGGAATTCAATAACAGTGACATCATGGTTCTGTTCCCCAAGAAAAGCTGCAGTTTCACATCCAACCATTCCGCCGCCAACTACAAGAACCTTTTTCCCACAGCATTCCTTGCCATCAAGGAGATTCACTGCGTGAATCAGTCCTGAATCATTTATACCTGGAATAGGGAGTACAAGAGGAGTTGCACCTGTTGCAATAATCACCACATCAGGAGATTCTTCTGCTATTATTTCAGAATTAACTTTTGTATTTTTTCTTACTTTTACCCCATATTGTTTACATTTAGTAATATAACTGCGTACCATGTTTGTAAGATCTCCCTTTCCAGGAGGATAAGCCGCCAGTCTCATTTGTCCTCCAAGAGTATCGCAGGCCTCAAACAATGTTACATCATGACCTCGCAGGGCAGATATCCAGGCTGCATACATGCCTGCCACTCCACCACCTACAACCATTACTTTCTTAATAACCTCTGCGGGTTTTAATTCAGATTCCCTGCCTACACATGGGTTCACAAGGCAGGTGATTGGTTTTCCCTGATACATGTTTGGAACACATCCCTGTAGACAACCAATACATGGAAGCATTTCGTCCAGACGACCTGCGGAAGCTTTATTAGGTGTATGGGGATCTGTAAGACTCTGACGTCCAAAGGCCACCAGGTCACATCGTCCTTCACGAACTAGAAGTTCTGCAAAATGAGGCTCTGTGAAACGTCCTACAGTAATAACCGGAATATCTACAGCACGTTTAATTTCTGTAACAAGCTCTGCACTGAATCCTCCATGCAGCACTGTAGGTGCCCACATATATTCGTCACGAAGGTGGATGGCACGGGAAACATGGAGAGCATCTACTCCCAAGTCTTCCAGATAGGCAGCAATTGCTGCGCTGTCATGTACATCAAGTCCTCCCGGCATTTCATCGGAACTATTGATACGACAAATAATTGCTATGGAATGTCCTACTTTTTTACGTATGTTTTCAATGATAAGACAGGGAAGGCGCATTCTATTTTCAAAGCATCCCCCAAATTCATCTACACGTTTATTTGTTCTTGGCGAGAGAAAGCTGTTAATTAAATATCCATGGGCACAATGCACTTCAACTGCATCGGCTCCAGCTTTCTTTGCACGAAGAGCTGCATCACCATAAAACTCTATTAGTTCATAGAGTTCTTTGGTAGTTATGGCTACAGGTATGTCACGTCCTACTGCTGAAGGAATTGCAGAGGCGGATTTTATAGGATAGCCTGCAGCCTTTGCATTACCCTCAGGTCCTGCATGTTGAAGCTGTATTGATACTTTGGCGCCATTTTCATGACAGGCATCAATGACACCTTTAAAACTTTCTATTGTACTGTCATCATATAAACATGGTTTACGAAAACCGCCCTTTGCTTTCTTGTCTACAACTGTAGCTTCAAAGGTAATCAATCCAAATCCTCCTTTAGCGCGCTCGCTGTAATAAGCTAAGGATCTATCACTCATAGAACCATCGGTATTGGCAAAATTATTACCCATAGGTGAAACTACGAAACGATTTGGTACTATTATTGGACCAATTTTTATTGGTTCAAACATAGATTTAAATTTCATAAAAAGAATCATCCTTTCCCAAAATTAATTTATGGAATTTTTATTTCATTATTTTAAATGTTCAGATACTTCAGGCCATGCCTTATCTAAAACTTTTTTTGCTGACTTAAAGGCACCTTGGGCAGCATATCGAACTCCCTTCTCAACAATAGGATCTGATATTGTCTCAACACCTATAGCTCGAGGACATACCCCATGTTCTTTTAACATACGTACAAATCCTGCAGTATCCCCATAACCTTCTCCTGGGAACAGACGGTCATGCATTGATTCATCTCTCAATATCTTTTTAGGATATGGTCTGTCGTGAACATCACAGATTTGTATTGAAACTATTTTATTTGCAGGAACAGATTTAATCATGTCAAAAGTTTGGTTTGCTCTAGCCCAGTGCCATGTATCACAAATAAGCATGGCATTTTTTCTGCTGCATGCCTTAACCGCACGCCAGGCAGAAGCTAAATCAGGAACTCCGCTGTACGGCATGAATTCAAGACCTATCATGATGTCTCCTGCACGGTCACAAAGTTCTCCAAGAGCAGTTGCAATTTCTTCATCTGAAAGTTTTTCCATTAGCCCGCAGTTAATGTGTTTTACATTAAAAAGGTGTGCCATATGGTATATTGTTTGTTCTTTTTCCTGCTGCTGTTTAGTTCTATCTTCTTTAGTAC
This window encodes:
- a CDS encoding MFS transporter; translation: MNNKKYYPTALALYFTYFVHGIGVSILGQYKQNFAGTWGAKTLADGTFDVSVVLAVIAALGLGRLITLPFSGPISDRFGRRISGLIGMACYAAYFVGIVFSPNLYVAYAFALIGGAANSFLDTCVTPSCLEIFVNSGDVANMFTKFSISIGQFVLPFMIGFVAVNQLSYKTIFLVVALFIIIDAILIAFMPFPPMNRTNDSEENGIKPVKGKMKFTPVSIAIICIGFTSTSTFQLWLNCNQELGKLYGMIDPSKIQSFYSLGTMTAILVTAFLVKKFIKPVRILAIYPTIATIMLIILYFVETPAICLIGGFVLGYSAAGGVLQLAVSTANSMFPTNKGKITSIVMISSSIANYVILNIAGAITNAGGVYGPKYVILFNIAITIIGILLALYVNKHSMKKAI
- a CDS encoding FAD-dependent oxidoreductase, translating into MKFKSMFEPIKIGPIIVPNRFVVSPMGNNFANTDGSMSDRSLAYYSERAKGGFGLITFEATVVDKKAKGGFRKPCLYDDSTIESFKGVIDACHENGAKVSIQLQHAGPEGNAKAAGYPIKSASAIPSAVGRDIPVAITTKELYELIEFYGDAALRAKKAGADAVEVHCAHGYLINSFLSPRTNKRVDEFGGCFENRMRLPCLIIENIRKKVGHSIAIICRINSSDEMPGGLDVHDSAAIAAYLEDLGVDALHVSRAIHLRDEYMWAPTVLHGGFSAELVTEIKRAVDIPVITVGRFTEPHFAELLVREGRCDLVAFGRQSLTDPHTPNKASAGRLDEMLPCIGCLQGCVPNMYQGKPITCLVNPCVGRESELKPAEVIKKVMVVGGGVAGMYAAWISALRGHDVTLFEACDTLGGQMRLAAYPPGKGDLTNMVRSYITKCKQYGVKVRKNTKVNSEIIAEESPDVVIIATGATPLVLPIPGINDSGLIHAVNLLDGKECCGKKVLVVGGGMVGCETAAFLGEQNHDVTVIEFRDKVGADVISEHRKFLMEDFQKYNIKTITRAKVTKFFEGGIEYSLSEDKTDKIDGFDSVVLAMGSRAYDPLSEEVKKTIKETYVIGDAVKARRALDATTEAFEVAIKI
- a CDS encoding sugar phosphate isomerase/epimerase family protein — protein: MEKEINTNSYPPITISSYTLGTEVLFRDRVKAAAEVGFDGIGLRAENYVDAKKEGFTDEDMLAILDEYKIKVTEVEYITQWGTKEDRTKQQQEKEQTIYHMAHLFNVKHINCGLMEKLSDEEIATALGELCDRAGDIMIGLEFMPYSGVPDLASAWRAVKACSRKNAMLICDTWHWARANQTFDMIKSVPANKIVSIQICDVHDRPYPKKILRDESMHDRLFPGEGYGDTAGFVRMLKEHGVCPRAIGVETISDPIVEKGVRYAAQGAFKSAKKVLDKAWPEVSEHLK